A genomic segment from Aegilops tauschii subsp. strangulata cultivar AL8/78 chromosome 1, Aet v6.0, whole genome shotgun sequence encodes:
- the LOC109734586 gene encoding protein FAR1-RELATED SEQUENCE 5-like, with translation MAYASDESMFEYLNVVSKMFDSEAEGYEFYNKYALEKGFSVRRSYVEWDGSNKYIILRKIVCSRQGFREEKHMKRKMEDRKRRPRSLTRVGCNAKLVITRQEETGRWFVKDFIDEHSHPLAPRDLSCLLRSHRRISDEQKADIADMEKCGIRKYRIMDILCFQYGGFDKVGCIKRDIYNFCHANKQETISAGDANTVIMHMMARRERDVDFFFKYLVDEHGHLKGLFWADSQSRLHYEAFGDVIVFDSTYRTNKYNLPFVPFVGLNHHRSTVIFGCGIISHETGQAYEWMLRTFSDCMAQKHPISVITDGDLAMQRAIRVVWPDSNHRLCIWHIQQNIVRHLHDDDVKEEFRSFIYDTSFIEEHEIEWIHFLQRNKVTSEESWLHQMYQMRKLWCAPYLEGRCFLGLSSNQRSESLNSVLHTHLEGKMSLFEMLEHYERCLASRRINEALQDVEALQSVPFTEENASPLEKHAATVFTPSVFKMVLWSIDAVSKCQIREILDGSEDSTYVVSKQERMDKKFGVRIEEQGGLLHRDLEAEL, from the exons ATGGCGTATGCAAGTGATGAGAGTATGTTCGAGTATCTAAATGTTGTCAGCAAGATGTTTGATAGTGAGGCTGAAGGCTATGAATTCTACAACAAATATGCTCTTGAAAAAGGTTTTAGTGTGAGGAGAAGCTACGTTGAGTGGGATGGATCCAACAAATACATAATTTTAAGGAAAATTGTGTGTAGTCGTCAAGGGTTTCGCGAAGAGAAGCACATGAAAAGAAAGATGGAAGAtagaaagaggaggccacgaagTTTAACTCGTGTTGGGTGTAATGCTAAATTGGTCATTACGAGACAGGAGGAAACCGGTCGGTGGTTTGTCAAGGATTTCATCGATGAGCACAGCCATCCTCTAGCCCCACGGGATCTTTCTTGTCTGCTGCGTTCGCACAGACGAATTAGCGATGAGCAGAAAGCGGACATTGCGGACATGGAAAAATGTGGGATCCGCAAATACCGTATTATGGATATTTTGTGCTTTCAATACGGTGGATTTGATAAGGTTGGATGCATAAAGAGGGACATTTATAATTTCTGCCATGCTAATAAGCAGGAGACAATCAGTGCCGGTGATGCTAATACGGTGATCATGCACATGATGGCGAGGCGAGAGCGAGATGTGGATTTTTTCTTCAAGTACTTGGTAGACGAGCATGGCCATCTGAAGGGACTGTTCTGGGCTGATAGTCAATCGCGACTTCACTACGAGGCTTTCGGAGACGTCATTGTTTTCGATAGCACATACAGAACCAACAAATACAATCTGCCATTCGTGCCGTTTGTCGGGTTGAATCACCACCGCAGCACTGTTATTTTTGGCTGTGGTATAATTTCTCATGAAACAGGCCAGGCATACGAGTGGATGTTGCGGACCTTTTCTGATTGCATGGCACAGAAGCATCCGATATCTGTGATCACAGATGGGGACCTTGCAATGCAGAGAGCAATCAGGGTGGTCTGGCCAGACTCAAACCATAGACTATGTATATGGCACATTCAGCAGAACATTGTACGCCATCTGCATGATGACGACGTAAAGGAGGAATTCAGATCTTTCATTTATGATACTTCTTTCATTGAAGAGCATGAGATAGAATGGATACACTTCTTACAACGGAATAAAGTAACCAGTGAGGAGTCTTGGCTGCATCAGATGTATCAGATGAGAAAGTTGTGGTGTGCTCCATATCTTGAGGGGCGTTGTTTCCTAGGATTGAGCAGCAATCAGAGGAGTGAGAGCTTGAACTCTGTGCTACATACGCATCTTGAGGGTAAGATGTCGTTGTTTGAAATGCTAGAGCACTATGAGCGTTGCCTTGCGTCGCGACGGATTAACGAAGCTCTCCAAGACGTCGAAGCCTTGCAGTCCGTTCCATTTACAGAGGAAAATGCTTCGCCGCTTGAGAAACACGCCGCAACAGTTTTCACACCTAGTGTCTTTAAGATGGTCTTATGGAGCATAGATGCTGTCAGCAAATGTCAGATCAGAGAGATACTAGATGGATCAGAAGATTCCACTTATGTTGTGTCCAAGCAGGAAAGAATGGATAAAAAGTTTGGAGTGCGCATTGAAGAGCAAGGAGGTCTTTTGCACAGG GATCTCGAGGCTGAACTGTGA